A genomic window from Acetobacter sp. includes:
- the trbG gene encoding P-type conjugative transfer protein TrbG produces MIRRALRFLPLLVLPLSACAGQYHPPVIHYDDAAQATPLPDPPKPVRVVEVVKALPLPGQLKPLPSARRVHPAPEAVDPTARVTQANLAARIQPTRAGFINAVQVYPYSPGALYQVYTSPGEITDIMLQQGEKLVGTGPVAAGDTVRWIIGDTESGAGATKRIHILVKPTRPDLTTNLIVNTDRRTYLAELRSTPATYMASVSWDYPEDDLIALHRQDSAADDAAPVDVGLDLNALNFRYAIQLVKGGTPPWLPGRAFDDGHKVYIAFPAGIGQGELPPLFVLGADGGPELVNYRVRQNWMIVDRLFAAAELRLGDKHSEQRVRIVRTDGRPS; encoded by the coding sequence ATGATCCGTCGTGCTCTTCGTTTCCTCCCGCTGCTTGTGCTGCCCCTGTCCGCCTGCGCGGGGCAGTATCATCCGCCTGTCATTCACTACGATGACGCCGCGCAGGCGACACCTCTGCCGGACCCGCCGAAACCGGTGCGAGTGGTGGAGGTCGTGAAAGCGCTTCCCCTGCCTGGGCAACTGAAGCCGCTGCCGTCAGCGCGGCGCGTCCACCCTGCGCCTGAGGCGGTCGATCCGACAGCACGGGTCACACAGGCCAATCTGGCGGCCCGCATCCAGCCCACGCGGGCCGGGTTCATCAATGCGGTGCAGGTCTACCCCTACAGTCCGGGTGCGCTTTATCAGGTTTACACTTCGCCGGGCGAGATCACCGACATCATGCTCCAGCAGGGTGAAAAGCTGGTGGGCACCGGGCCGGTGGCCGCCGGTGATACGGTACGCTGGATCATCGGCGATACCGAAAGCGGGGCAGGGGCGACCAAGCGCATCCATATCCTGGTCAAGCCGACGCGGCCAGACCTGACTACCAACCTGATCGTCAATACGGACCGGCGGACCTATCTGGCGGAACTGCGCTCCACGCCCGCCACGTATATGGCGTCGGTGTCGTGGGATTATCCCGAGGATGACCTGATTGCCCTGCACCGGCAGGACAGTGCGGCCGATGACGCTGCCCCGGTGGATGTGGGGCTGGACCTGAACGCGCTGAATTTCCGTTATGCTATCCAGCTGGTGAAAGGGGGTACACCGCCCTGGCTGCCCGGCAGGGCCTTCGATGATGGTCACAAGGTCTATATCGCCTTTCCGGCCGGCATAGGGCAGGGCGAACTGCCGCCGCTGTTCGTGCTGGGGGCGGATGGTGGCCCGGAACTGGTCAATTACCGGGTCCGTCAGAACTGGATGATCGTGGACCGCCTGTTTGCCGCCGCCGAACTGCGGCTGGGTGATAAGCATTCCGAGCAGCGTGTGCGCATCGTCCGCACCGACGGGCGGCCGTCATGA
- a CDS encoding TrbI/VirB10 family protein — MTGQAPTAGNYSAGAARESLPPPDLRLRADRPRVVRLSRTVVWSLGGVGMVAVAFALGYALQASHRAPSTPTAQDTDVRPSADGLAGLPSDYIGKDVPKLGPALPGDLGRAILHAQGQGKVPAGTEDHRAAQEVEAAIASRLFVQTGERDRASEQAMPPAPGAPATQGPASITAGPQAGNLAFLEGQPDRATTSPDRIMPLVSPYVLQAGTVITGALNTKISSDLPGQIVGHVTQNVYDSPTGRYLLIPQGSTLFGAYNSSVSFGQQRTQIIWTRLIFPDGESLVLEKLPGADAIGQSGLSDEVDNHWGQLFKAALVTTLLSVGSEAGTSQSENNLAQAVRSGASNGFSMVGNRLIDRSLNVQPTLTDRPGLPFTVILSRDLLLKPYQNGGNPR; from the coding sequence ATGACCGGGCAGGCGCCGACAGCCGGAAACTACTCTGCAGGTGCTGCGCGTGAGTCACTCCCCCCACCCGATCTGCGCCTGCGGGCCGATCGGCCGCGCGTAGTACGTCTGTCGCGCACCGTGGTCTGGTCGCTGGGCGGGGTCGGCATGGTCGCGGTGGCCTTCGCTCTGGGTTACGCCCTTCAGGCAAGCCATCGGGCGCCGTCCACGCCTACAGCGCAGGACACCGATGTCCGTCCCTCAGCCGATGGACTGGCGGGGCTGCCCTCCGATTATATCGGCAAGGACGTGCCGAAGCTTGGTCCCGCGCTGCCCGGTGATCTCGGACGCGCCATCCTGCATGCGCAAGGGCAGGGGAAGGTGCCCGCCGGCACCGAAGACCACCGCGCCGCGCAAGAGGTCGAGGCGGCGATCGCGAGTCGGCTGTTCGTGCAGACGGGGGAACGTGACCGCGCCAGCGAACAGGCGATGCCGCCCGCGCCGGGCGCTCCTGCCACTCAGGGGCCGGCGTCCATCACGGCCGGACCACAGGCCGGAAACCTTGCCTTTCTGGAAGGGCAGCCGGATCGCGCGACAACCAGCCCCGATCGCATCATGCCGCTGGTCTCGCCCTACGTCCTCCAGGCGGGTACCGTGATCACGGGTGCGCTGAACACGAAGATCAGCTCCGACCTGCCGGGGCAGATCGTGGGGCATGTCACCCAGAACGTCTATGACAGCCCGACCGGCCGTTATCTCCTGATCCCGCAGGGCAGCACACTGTTCGGGGCCTATAACAGCAGCGTCTCCTTCGGACAGCAGCGGACCCAGATTATCTGGACGCGCCTGATCTTCCCCGATGGCGAGAGCCTCGTGCTGGAGAAACTGCCGGGCGCGGACGCTATCGGCCAGTCCGGGTTGTCCGACGAGGTCGACAATCATTGGGGCCAGCTTTTCAAAGCCGCCCTGGTGACGACCCTGCTCAGCGTGGGGTCAGAGGCGGGTACCAGCCAGAGCGAAAACAATCTCGCCCAAGCCGTCCGTTCCGGTGCCAGCAACGGCTTCTCCATGGTCGGCAACCGCCTCATCGATCGCAGCCTGAACGTGCAGCCGACGCTTACCGACCGGCCGGGGCTGCCGTTCACAGTCATTCTCAGTCGCGATCTGTTGCTCAAACCCTACCAGAATGGAGGAAATCCAAGATGA
- a CDS encoding DUF2274 domain-containing protein has product MTELKITEIPDEKPVKMTVALPPDIHRDLLAYAALFSGNDGAMDPARLVAPMLRQFMMSDKGFARARRRVKAAPPKK; this is encoded by the coding sequence ATGACAGAGCTGAAGATCACGGAAATCCCCGACGAGAAACCGGTGAAAATGACCGTGGCGTTACCTCCCGATATCCATCGCGATCTGCTTGCCTATGCGGCACTTTTTTCCGGCAACGATGGGGCGATGGACCCGGCCCGGCTGGTCGCACCCATGCTCCGGCAGTTCATGATGTCGGACAAAGGGTTCGCTAGGGCACGGAGGCGGGTAAAAGCAGCACCGCCGAAAAAGTAG
- a CDS encoding LysR family transcriptional regulator, with protein MRRPPFDLWQLLCVRAIAEHGSIHGAARFLNTRQSAISRSLHNLEERLDVRLFTRSPVGAAPTAFGQEFIRWSQTILDNVAGMNARARRTGKGENGQISVGIQTCVLPGRLSAFTAEFRTTYPDIVFRYSEGTGKRLLRRLQHGQIDFAVVTRRNLVPALRVTPLWSDRIVAALPTGHPLATQPEVSWADLRHEIFLIGRDNAGQDFETLMQRKLGETDIGPKIRRHDIGSNRIVALVQNHEGIALLPASWLPLIRDRHGHDIAITEIRDAGGSSHLEFGIVWRPDNENPCARSFARYVEAHRPWT; from the coding sequence GTGCGCCGCCCGCCATTCGATCTGTGGCAACTGCTGTGCGTGCGGGCGATCGCCGAGCACGGCAGTATCCACGGCGCGGCGCGTTTCCTGAACACCCGACAATCGGCCATCAGCCGGTCCCTGCACAACCTTGAAGAGCGGCTTGATGTCAGGCTGTTCACCCGCTCCCCGGTCGGTGCCGCACCAACTGCGTTCGGCCAGGAATTCATCCGCTGGAGCCAGACGATCCTGGACAATGTGGCCGGCATGAACGCCCGCGCACGGCGAACGGGCAAGGGCGAGAACGGCCAGATCTCCGTCGGCATCCAGACCTGCGTCCTGCCTGGAAGGCTTTCCGCCTTCACGGCGGAGTTCCGCACCACATATCCCGATATCGTCTTTCGTTATTCCGAGGGCACAGGCAAAAGGCTTTTGCGTCGCCTCCAGCACGGGCAGATCGATTTCGCGGTCGTCACCCGCCGCAATCTGGTCCCTGCGTTACGGGTCACGCCTCTGTGGAGCGACCGCATCGTAGCCGCACTCCCCACCGGTCATCCTCTCGCGACACAACCGGAAGTGTCCTGGGCGGACCTGCGTCATGAAATATTCCTGATCGGACGAGACAACGCTGGTCAGGACTTCGAGACGCTCATGCAGCGCAAGCTCGGGGAGACAGATATCGGCCCGAAGATCCGGCGTCATGATATCGGCAGCAACAGGATCGTCGCGCTCGTCCAGAATCACGAAGGCATCGCCCTGCTTCCCGCCTCATGGCTGCCGCTGATCCGCGATCGGCATGGCCATGACATCGCGATCACGGAAATCCGCGACGCCGGCGGTTCCTCCCATCTGGAGTTCGGGATTGTCTGGCGACCCGACAATGAAAATCCCTGCGCCCGGAGCTTCGCCCGATATGTAGAAGCTCATCGTCCGTGGACATGA
- a CDS encoding efflux RND transporter permease subunit: MSFTDRFLRRPVLAIVVTILIVLFGIKGFNSIATRQYPTLETSTILISTRYPGASSDLMQGFVTQPISEAVASVEGIDYLSSTTTQGLSVVTVRMMLNYDSMRALTDVMSKVNAVKYRLPEGAYDPVIKRTSGGFTAVAYIGFASTTRPLYEISDYIHRVAAPMLSGIEGVSEISYFGEQRLSMRLWLNPEKLAANDMTGEDVARAIRENNFQAAPGRIRGVYTISNINLNTDLKTVEEFRDMVLRSTGGRVIRVRDIGRAELGPDNTDTSSQTSTLRPPNGKPTPRPSIFVGLEPSPTGNPLTIISRLNEIMPKLKATLPPGIDVRVPYETAHFIQASIDEVTETFIEALLIVILVIYLSLGTVRAVIVPIATIPLSMLGAVGLMYTFGFSLNLLTLLAMVLSIGLVVDDAIVVIENVHRHIEEGKSPFDAALLGAREVAGPVIAMTFTLTAVYTPIAFMGGLTGTLFKEFALTLAGAVVVSGVVALTLSPIMSAKLLKAKDKEGFMERMAEHVFGFMNARYEAVLDFSLHHRWIPLGSAAVIFLLIPVMLHVSQSELAPNEDQDLVLTAVKAPQYANLHYVETYAQALYDKMDEIPEGHSHWMMNGIEGIANSVGGVNLDDWGERRRNADQIQMDLQQRVAGLQGTSVFVFQLPSLPGSTGGLPVQMVIRSDDSYRNVFGVVSHLREEAQKSGLFAVVDSDLAFDNPVVRVTVDRTKANAMGIRMEQIGDALNAMIGENYVNRFGYYGRSYDVIPQSVPRARLSPDALKTYYVRDRDRHQVPLSALASIRVDVEPNRLPQFGQQNSATFQAILAKGATMGDAVAFLKARAAEFPAGYSYDWQSDARQYVQEGKALVFAFAFALIAIYLVLSVQYNSFTDPVIILISVPLSVFGALIPLALGVTTLNIYTEIGLITLIGLVSKHGILMVEFANELLHRDHLDRVTAIRTAAGIRFRPIIMTTGAMVVGLLPLVMASGAGANSRFGLGTVIVVGMIVGTTMTLFVLPSVYTVIRPRRSKTV; encoded by the coding sequence ATGAGTTTTACTGATCGCTTCCTTCGGCGGCCTGTCCTCGCGATTGTCGTGACGATCCTGATTGTTCTCTTCGGGATCAAGGGCTTCAATTCCATCGCAACACGTCAATATCCAACCCTCGAAACCTCCACGATCCTGATCTCGACCCGCTATCCGGGCGCGTCGTCGGACCTCATGCAGGGCTTCGTGACCCAGCCGATCAGCGAGGCCGTCGCGTCCGTCGAGGGCATTGATTATCTTTCCTCCACCACGACGCAGGGCCTCAGCGTAGTGACGGTGCGCATGATGCTGAATTATGATTCCATGCGCGCCCTGACCGACGTGATGTCCAAGGTGAATGCCGTCAAATACCGGCTGCCGGAAGGCGCGTATGACCCGGTCATCAAACGCACATCGGGCGGCTTTACCGCAGTCGCCTATATCGGTTTTGCCAGCACGACGCGGCCTCTCTACGAAATCTCGGATTATATCCATCGGGTCGCAGCACCGATGCTCTCGGGCATAGAGGGTGTATCCGAGATCAGTTATTTCGGAGAGCAGCGCCTTTCAATGCGGCTCTGGCTCAACCCAGAGAAGCTAGCTGCCAACGACATGACGGGCGAGGACGTGGCACGGGCAATCCGGGAAAACAATTTCCAGGCCGCACCCGGCAGGATCCGTGGCGTCTATACAATCAGCAATATCAACCTCAACACGGATCTGAAAACGGTCGAGGAATTCCGTGATATGGTACTGCGTTCGACTGGTGGCCGGGTCATCCGGGTGCGGGACATCGGGCGCGCAGAACTGGGGCCGGACAATACGGACACCAGTTCGCAGACCAGCACGCTTCGGCCACCGAATGGCAAGCCGACACCACGTCCTTCGATCTTCGTGGGTCTGGAACCGTCGCCAACGGGCAACCCGCTGACGATCATCTCGCGTCTCAACGAGATCATGCCGAAACTCAAGGCGACGCTCCCGCCGGGAATTGATGTCCGCGTTCCTTACGAGACCGCGCATTTCATTCAGGCCTCGATCGACGAAGTCACCGAGACCTTCATCGAGGCGCTGCTCATCGTCATTCTTGTGATTTACCTCTCACTCGGTACCGTGCGGGCGGTGATCGTGCCGATCGCCACCATACCCCTCTCGATGCTTGGCGCGGTCGGGCTGATGTACACCTTCGGCTTTAGCCTGAACCTGCTCACCCTGCTGGCCATGGTGCTGTCGATCGGGCTGGTGGTCGACGACGCGATCGTGGTGATCGAGAACGTCCACCGCCATATCGAGGAGGGCAAATCGCCCTTCGACGCCGCCCTGCTCGGCGCGCGCGAGGTCGCTGGCCCGGTGATCGCGATGACCTTCACCCTGACAGCCGTTTATACCCCCATCGCCTTTATGGGCGGGCTGACCGGAACACTGTTCAAGGAATTCGCCCTGACGCTGGCTGGTGCCGTTGTCGTGTCCGGCGTGGTCGCCCTCACCCTCTCGCCGATCATGAGCGCCAAACTGCTGAAAGCGAAGGACAAGGAAGGCTTCATGGAGCGGATGGCGGAGCATGTGTTCGGCTTCATGAACGCGCGCTACGAGGCCGTTCTCGATTTCTCGCTGCACCATCGGTGGATCCCCCTCGGCTCGGCCGCCGTGATCTTCCTCCTGATCCCGGTGATGCTGCATGTCTCGCAGAGCGAGCTGGCGCCCAACGAGGACCAGGACCTAGTCCTGACGGCGGTGAAGGCGCCGCAATATGCCAACCTCCACTATGTCGAGACCTACGCCCAGGCGCTCTACGACAAGATGGACGAAATCCCGGAAGGGCACAGTCATTGGATGATGAACGGCATCGAAGGGATCGCCAACAGCGTCGGCGGGGTCAATCTCGACGACTGGGGTGAACGCCGACGCAATGCCGACCAGATCCAGATGGACCTCCAGCAGCGCGTGGCGGGCCTGCAAGGCACCAGCGTCTTCGTGTTCCAGCTCCCCTCCTTGCCCGGATCGACCGGTGGCCTGCCGGTCCAGATGGTCATCCGCAGTGATGACTCCTACCGCAACGTCTTCGGCGTCGTCTCCCATCTGCGGGAGGAAGCGCAGAAAAGCGGGCTGTTCGCAGTGGTGGACAGCGACCTCGCTTTCGACAACCCTGTGGTACGGGTCACGGTCGACCGGACGAAGGCGAACGCCATGGGCATCCGCATGGAGCAGATCGGCGATGCCCTGAACGCCATGATCGGCGAGAACTACGTCAACCGTTTCGGCTATTACGGCCGCTCCTATGACGTGATCCCGCAATCGGTGCCAAGGGCGCGCCTCTCCCCCGACGCGCTGAAAACCTACTACGTCCGCGACAGGGACAGACATCAGGTGCCCCTGTCGGCGCTGGCGAGCATTCGCGTCGATGTCGAACCCAACCGCCTGCCACAGTTCGGCCAGCAGAACTCCGCCACGTTCCAGGCCATTCTCGCGAAGGGGGCCACGATGGGCGATGCGGTGGCCTTCCTCAAAGCACGGGCAGCGGAGTTTCCGGCCGGTTACAGCTACGACTGGCAGTCCGACGCGCGGCAATATGTGCAGGAAGGCAAGGCGCTGGTCTTTGCCTTCGCATTCGCGCTGATCGCGATCTATCTCGTCCTGTCTGTCCAGTACAACAGTTTTACCGATCCGGTCATCATCCTGATCAGCGTGCCGCTCTCGGTCTTTGGCGCCCTGATCCCGCTCGCCCTCGGCGTGACGACGCTGAATATCTACACCGAGATCGGGCTGATCACGCTGATCGGCCTCGTCAGCAAACACGGCATCCTGATGGTCGAGTTCGCCAACGAGCTTCTGCATCGCGACCATCTGGACCGGGTGACGGCGATCAGGACTGCGGCCGGCATTCGTTTCCGGCCGATCATCATGACCACCGGCGCGATGGTGGTGGGGCTGCTGCCGCTGGTCATGGCGTCGGGCGCCGGAGCCAACAGCCGCTTCGGACTGGGCACGGTGATCGTCGTCGGCATGATCGTCGGCACGACCATGACGCTCTTCGTGCTGCCCTCGGTCTATACGGTCATCAGGCCGCGCCGCAGCAAGACGGTGTGA
- a CDS encoding biotin/lipoyl-binding protein produces the protein MRRFFVPWHHATALAVLMSLPAAGRAADTPATAVSVWPVRPVPFAAHIETIGQVEPFQGVTLSPEIAGRITELDFDSGAIVRKGQLLLVLNDAPEQGELIRQSGELRAAEADLARARSLIRTGVESWHNEFY, from the coding sequence GTGCGACGCTTCTTCGTCCCCTGGCACCATGCCACCGCTCTCGCGGTGCTGATGTCCCTGCCCGCCGCCGGCAGGGCTGCTGACACTCCGGCAACGGCGGTCTCCGTCTGGCCGGTCAGACCCGTCCCTTTCGCCGCCCATATCGAGACGATCGGTCAGGTCGAACCGTTCCAGGGGGTAACACTCTCCCCCGAGATCGCCGGCCGGATCACCGAGCTGGATTTCGATTCCGGGGCGATCGTCCGGAAAGGCCAGCTGCTCCTGGTCCTCAATGACGCACCGGAACAGGGCGAACTGATCCGCCAGAGCGGCGAATTGCGCGCGGCCGAAGCTGATCTCGCCCGTGCCCGCTCTCTCATCCGCACCGGAGTGGAGAGCTGGCACAATGAGTTTTACTGA
- a CDS encoding efflux transporter outer membrane subunit has translation MPPNFLPHPHSPKRVAAAPRPTWLALLALLPGLAGCTVGPTYKAPPPPDAATFGETRSETAATVTIASANFPYQAAGKPGSDWWRLFRSPRLDALVTEALRNNWSIQAAQTNLRKAAEGLHAAQGSLMPQIDATGSEGRQEYGAALFGPWAWTFPAFSAYSAGLDVSYDPDIFGGNHRLIQMAGAQKDAERERRDVTMLLVIGDTVLTAFEAASTADQIAVVRSVIDTDRETLRLATLAWQAGRKPRLDVVTAEAQLAHDQSLLPPLVNAHEAARTTLAVLTGHSPANWTAPTLTLADFSLPSDIPVVVPSELVHARPDIIGAEAMMRAANAEIGVRTADLYPRLTLSAAVAAEGLMGGPAGAAWRLIGGAALPLFHGGTLMARKKQAEEDYRIAFDHYQLVVINGFREVADGLNGLKNASTELDNQRQALTSADDALTLSQAGYQAGRETILQPINARRLFLLARQNTVRAQTEMFRQTVRIMVATGGGLADAHVAPDQWRSIRLAAR, from the coding sequence TTGCCACCCAATTTCCTGCCCCATCCCCATAGTCCAAAGCGGGTCGCCGCCGCACCACGCCCGACCTGGCTGGCTCTCCTCGCTCTGTTACCGGGCCTAGCAGGCTGTACAGTCGGCCCGACCTACAAGGCTCCCCCGCCACCGGACGCCGCTACATTCGGCGAAACCCGGTCGGAAACAGCAGCCACAGTAACCATCGCTTCGGCCAACTTCCCGTATCAGGCCGCCGGAAAGCCGGGTTCCGACTGGTGGCGTCTTTTTCGCTCGCCTCGGCTGGACGCTCTCGTCACCGAGGCGCTTCGGAACAACTGGTCGATCCAGGCGGCCCAGACCAACCTGCGCAAGGCGGCCGAGGGACTCCATGCTGCCCAAGGCAGCCTGATGCCCCAGATCGACGCCACCGGTAGCGAGGGGCGACAGGAATACGGGGCCGCTCTGTTCGGTCCCTGGGCCTGGACCTTCCCGGCCTTTTCCGCCTACTCGGCCGGTCTCGACGTTTCCTATGACCCCGATATTTTCGGCGGCAATCACCGGCTGATCCAGATGGCCGGCGCACAGAAGGATGCCGAACGGGAGCGCCGTGATGTCACGATGCTGCTGGTGATCGGCGACACGGTCCTGACCGCCTTCGAAGCGGCCTCGACAGCAGACCAGATCGCCGTGGTCCGCAGCGTGATCGACACCGACCGGGAAACGCTCCGACTGGCGACGCTCGCCTGGCAGGCGGGTAGGAAGCCCCGGCTGGATGTCGTGACCGCCGAAGCACAACTGGCGCACGACCAGTCTCTCCTGCCGCCGCTGGTCAATGCCCATGAAGCCGCGCGAACGACGCTGGCCGTCCTGACCGGGCATTCGCCGGCAAACTGGACCGCACCGACCTTGACCCTCGCGGATTTCAGCCTTCCGTCAGACATCCCTGTGGTCGTGCCATCCGAACTCGTTCATGCCCGCCCGGACATCATCGGCGCCGAAGCCATGATGCGCGCGGCGAATGCCGAAATCGGCGTCCGGACCGCCGACCTCTATCCCCGACTGACCCTCAGCGCGGCCGTCGCCGCCGAGGGGCTGATGGGCGGCCCCGCCGGTGCGGCGTGGCGCCTGATCGGAGGGGCTGCTCTGCCGCTGTTCCATGGGGGAACCCTCATGGCCCGGAAAAAACAGGCGGAAGAGGACTACCGGATCGCGTTCGATCATTACCAGTTGGTGGTCATCAACGGCTTCCGCGAAGTCGCCGATGGCCTGAACGGCCTGAAGAACGCCTCGACGGAACTGGATAACCAGCGACAGGCCCTGACCTCGGCCGATGACGCGCTGACCTTGAGCCAGGCCGGTTATCAGGCGGGCCGGGAGACCATCCTTCAGCCGATCAACGCCCGACGGCTCTTTCTGCTCGCGCGCCAGAACACAGTGCGGGCACAGACCGAGATGTTCCGTCAGACGGTGCGGATCATGGTGGCGACGGGCGGTGGCCTCGCCGACGCCCATGTCGCACCCGATCAGTGGCGATCCATCCGGCTCGCGGCGCGATGA
- a CDS encoding ArsR/SmtB family transcription factor — translation MTRSHDTRTNPRMIARHPKREDIRLEAVLTALGNPIRLAAVRTIAVGGEHPCCDVLPQIPKSTMTHHWRALRDSGVVWQRHIGREYRLELRREDLDSRFPGLLDSILSPLVSDPLTQETISEYDRSRQGAPA, via the coding sequence TTGACCCGCTCCCATGATACGCGTACCAATCCACGCATGATCGCACGCCATCCGAAACGCGAGGATATCCGGCTCGAAGCCGTGCTGACGGCATTGGGTAATCCCATCCGCCTGGCTGCGGTGCGGACGATTGCTGTGGGGGGCGAACATCCCTGCTGCGACGTGCTGCCGCAAATTCCAAAGTCCACCATGACCCATCACTGGCGCGCCCTGCGTGACAGCGGCGTAGTCTGGCAGCGCCATATCGGTCGGGAATACCGTCTTGAACTGCGACGCGAAGACCTGGACAGTCGGTTTCCCGGTCTGCTGGATTCCATCCTCAGCCCGCTTGTCAGCGACCCGCTGACGCAGGAGACGATCTCCGAATACGACCGGTCCCGCCAAGGCGCGCCTGCCTGA
- a CDS encoding DsbA family oxidoreductase, with amino-acid sequence MKLEIWSDYACPYCYIGKRFLESALAEFEHAREVEIVFRAFELDPTSGPAVTTTTLDRIMRKYGKSRSDAQAMIDHITSMGERCGLDMRYASVRYTNTFDAHRLTKFAEQHGHGADMTERLFRAYFTDNSPLADHDILVGLAQDFGLDGDAVRATLTGSDFAEDVRRDETRASQAGVHGVPFFVFDGAYGLSGAQPKAQLLAALRQSWKEARKTASENRTTGMTCDSTGCIIPPSGSGAL; translated from the coding sequence ATGAAACTCGAAATCTGGTCCGACTATGCCTGCCCCTATTGTTATATCGGCAAGCGGTTTCTCGAATCCGCCCTGGCCGAGTTCGAGCATGCCCGCGAAGTCGAGATCGTCTTCCGGGCCTTCGAACTCGATCCGACATCGGGTCCGGCAGTGACCACCACAACGCTTGACCGCATCATGCGGAAATACGGCAAAAGCCGAAGCGATGCCCAGGCCATGATCGACCACATCACGTCCATGGGCGAGCGATGCGGTCTCGACATGCGCTATGCCTCGGTCCGCTACACCAACACCTTCGACGCACACCGGCTGACCAAATTCGCCGAACAGCACGGTCACGGCGCGGACATGACGGAGCGGCTGTTCAGGGCCTATTTCACCGACAACTCCCCCCTCGCCGACCATGACATACTTGTCGGCCTTGCGCAGGATTTCGGTCTTGATGGCGACGCCGTGCGCGCTACGCTGACGGGCAGCGACTTCGCCGAAGATGTCAGGCGTGATGAAACCCGTGCGTCACAGGCGGGCGTTCATGGCGTGCCCTTCTTTGTCTTCGACGGTGCCTACGGTCTTTCGGGGGCGCAGCCGAAAGCACAATTGCTGGCCGCCCTGCGCCAGTCATGGAAGGAGGCACGCAAAACGGCGTCCGAGAACCGCACCACCGGCATGACCTGCGACAGCACGGGATGCATTATTCCGCCTTCCGGCTCCGGGGCTCTCTGA
- a CDS encoding alpha/beta hydrolase, whose translation MKPLKALEVETGKNPVASIILIHGLGASGRDLAPMAQALDLRSIGAVRFIFPNAPVRPVSVCGGERMPAWYDLLAPDLLLQEDEPGLRDAQTYLASLIDQEVARGIPSRRIVIGGFSQGCAMSLMTGLRYPLPLAGIAGLSGYLPLAGQTGREATEANRATPVFLGHGEGDTVVPLAAARLARDWLRAEGHDVAWHAYPMAHEIIGEEIADLNAWLVERLVS comes from the coding sequence ATGAAGCCGCTGAAAGCGCTGGAGGTCGAAACCGGGAAAAATCCCGTCGCGTCGATCATCCTCATTCACGGCCTGGGGGCGAGTGGCCGGGATCTGGCGCCCATGGCCCAGGCGCTCGACCTGCGCTCCATCGGCGCGGTCCGGTTCATTTTTCCCAACGCGCCCGTCCGGCCGGTTTCGGTCTGTGGTGGTGAGCGCATGCCGGCATGGTATGATCTTCTCGCGCCAGATTTGCTTCTGCAGGAAGATGAGCCGGGGCTACGTGATGCCCAGACCTATCTGGCGAGCCTGATCGACCAGGAAGTCGCGCGCGGCATTCCGTCCCGGCGCATCGTGATCGGTGGGTTTTCCCAGGGCTGTGCGATGTCACTGATGACCGGGTTGCGTTACCCGTTGCCCTTGGCTGGGATCGCCGGTCTGTCCGGCTATCTGCCGCTGGCCGGGCAGACGGGGAGGGAGGCAACGGAGGCGAACCGCGCGACGCCGGTCTTTCTGGGGCACGGTGAAGGTGACACGGTCGTGCCGCTGGCGGCGGCCCGCCTCGCGCGGGATTGGCTGCGTGCCGAGGGGCATGATGTTGCTTGGCATGCCTACCCGATGGCCCACGAGATCATCGGTGAGGAGATTGCCGATCTCAACGCATGGTTGGTGGAGCGCCTCGTATCGTAA